The genomic window GCCCAGGACCGTGCTGAGCGCCACCAGCGCCTGGAGCCTGGCGTCGCTGGCCTACTTCGGGCTGACCTTCGTGGCCAGCGTCGAGACCGGCTACCGCAAGATCTGGGACCTGCCGTCCGGGCCCTGGCACCGGGACTGGCGGCGGGCGGTGTGGCTTGCGGTGCTGACGGCCTATCTGTTCAGCGAGTCGCAGAGCGCCGCTGCCATGGGCAGCGGCCCGGTGCGCGGCATCGCCAGGATCACCATCACCTTCGGGCTCGGCGTGGCCTTCTTCGCCTGGGGCCAGCGCTTCCTGCTCGGCGGCAAGGTCTCGGTGCGCACCGCGCTGCCCGGGGCGGTCTTCACCATGCTGGGACTGGCCGGGCTGCGGGTCTTCTCGCACTTCTTCTTCGCCCAGATGATGATCAGCAACGGTGACGCGTACGGGCCGGTCGGCACCGTGCTGACGGTGGTGACCTGGCTGGTCGGGGTGGGCTTCGTGGTCTTCGGCGGGGCGCTGCTCGGCCGGCACCTCAGGGATGTGCGCATCCTGCGGCGCGGCGCCGAGATCCCGCGGCCGCGCCGCCAGGAGGGCTGGTACGAGGAGCCCGAGGAGGCGACCCCCGGGGTGCGCTGGCGCTCCGACGGCGCGGGCGGGGCGATCGACTGACGGCACCGCCGTCACTTCCTTCACAAAATCTCCCGTCCGCACCTGACGTCGCAGGCCAGCCGGTCGCGCGGCGGCGGTGTGCGCGGTTTGTCGCTGCCGCGACTGTTCATCAAGTGTTGACATGTGCGCAGCATGAGCGGAACATTCCGTGCTTGG from Streptomyces sp. NBC_01198 includes these protein-coding regions:
- a CDS encoding YhjD/YihY/BrkB family envelope integrity protein; amino-acid sequence: MAGLMSAWKRSAGGRLWKQATHIELMHRSMGFAALGFVTLMPLLVVVAAATPWEHRPGFAQWVVDGMGLDADGSHSVRTLFAAPRTVLSATSAWSLASLAYFGLTFVASVETGYRKIWDLPSGPWHRDWRRAVWLAVLTAYLFSESQSAAAMGSGPVRGIARITITFGLGVAFFAWGQRFLLGGKVSVRTALPGAVFTMLGLAGLRVFSHFFFAQMMISNGDAYGPVGTVLTVVTWLVGVGFVVFGGALLGRHLRDVRILRRGAEIPRPRRQEGWYEEPEEATPGVRWRSDGAGGAID